One genomic window of SAR202 cluster bacterium includes the following:
- a CDS encoding PAC2 family protein, whose product MRVGAFELTEPLPELKEPHVIAMLRPWIDVGSVGTIALSKLERFLGAKELGRLARPGNFFDFTRYRPIIRSVEGKRTLTIPNTIINYAIRDKAPDFVFLHVLEPQSFGEDYTDSILAVIDQLSIKHYLRIGGMYDAVPHTRPLLVTGSAHGTSSEKFSSVIKLRGSNYQGPTSIVNLVAEGIEKRSIDSASIMVHLPQYVQLEEDYAGAARILEVICAVHNLPKELADSERGRRQYKEINNEVARNQELKALVDRLEVHYDSQNAPTAAQEEDATKLSPEVEKFLKEMGERFDT is encoded by the coding sequence ATGCGAGTAGGCGCGTTTGAACTGACGGAGCCGCTGCCAGAGCTTAAAGAGCCCCACGTTATCGCCATGCTGCGTCCATGGATAGACGTGGGGAGCGTGGGAACTATTGCGCTGTCGAAGCTGGAGAGATTCCTGGGAGCTAAAGAGTTAGGACGGCTGGCGAGGCCGGGGAACTTCTTCGACTTCACGCGATACCGCCCTATTATTCGAAGCGTGGAGGGGAAGCGCACGCTGACTATTCCCAACACTATTATCAACTATGCGATACGGGATAAGGCACCCGATTTTGTGTTCCTTCACGTGCTGGAACCTCAGTCCTTCGGCGAGGACTACACGGACTCGATCCTGGCGGTGATAGACCAGCTTAGCATCAAGCACTACCTGCGCATCGGGGGCATGTATGACGCGGTGCCGCACACGCGGCCGTTGCTGGTAACGGGGTCGGCGCACGGGACGAGCTCGGAGAAGTTTTCGAGCGTGATAAAGCTTCGAGGCAGCAACTACCAGGGGCCGACGTCGATTGTGAACCTGGTGGCGGAAGGGATCGAGAAGCGGTCTATCGACAGCGCCAGCATTATGGTGCACCTGCCGCAGTACGTGCAGTTGGAAGAGGACTATGCCGGGGCGGCGCGGATACTCGAGGTCATTTGCGCGGTACATAACTTGCCGAAGGAACTGGCGGACTCGGAGCGGGGCCGCCGGCAGTACAAGGAGATAAATAACGAGGTGGCGCGGAATCAGGAGCTGAAGGCGCTGGTGGACCGGCTGGAAGTGCATTACGACTCGCAGAACGCGCCGACGGCGGCCCAGGAAGAGGACGCGACCAAGCTGTCGCCCGAGGTGGAGAAGTTCCTGAAGGAGATGGGGGAGCGGTTCGATACGTAG